A window from Candidatus Woesearchaeota archaeon encodes these proteins:
- a CDS encoding TrbG/VirB9 family P-type conjugative transfer protein produces the protein MKIFNNLTKTIPLVLFLAPSVAYSADLTDLLMQSPMPKVQQSVPKYKQSKTTTTMEKALNAKNLKAVTSHRYDRFKTYKIKLGLYLTTTISLPKNEKILTYSVGDGKVFDVEHDKALPNILTINTYEEGYVTNLTVITDKNQKIYNFLLKSYNSDRWVIPGFTYYITQSEEVEIAERLTKLKSNNKNIKDVEKLDQLNTSYKIKGDDLIAPKYAYDDGKFTYLDFGDRYLSDRMPTVYKVVDGYDSVINKHMEGNILVVETLSPEGFTLKNGDSHVCIIPKKKLSKVYKDDK, from the coding sequence ATGAAGATATTTAATAATTTAACAAAAACAATTCCATTAGTTTTATTTCTCGCCCCTAGCGTTGCCTATAGTGCCGATTTAACAGATTTGTTAATGCAAAGCCCTATGCCAAAGGTTCAGCAAAGTGTTCCTAAGTATAAGCAAAGTAAAACCACCACCACAATGGAAAAGGCTTTAAATGCAAAGAATCTAAAGGCTGTAACCTCGCATAGATATGACAGGTTTAAAACTTATAAGATAAAGCTGGGTTTATACCTTACAACAACTATTTCCTTACCGAAAAATGAGAAAATTCTTACCTATTCAGTCGGAGACGGAAAGGTGTTTGATGTAGAGCATGATAAGGCCTTACCTAACATACTCACAATTAACACATATGAAGAAGGTTATGTAACAAATCTTACTGTTATTACAGATAAGAATCAGAAGATTTATAACTTCTTACTGAAGTCTTATAATAGTGATCGTTGGGTTATTCCTGGTTTTACTTACTACATAACTCAAAGTGAAGAAGTAGAAATAGCTGAACGTCTCACAAAACTAAAATCTAATAATAAAAACATCAAGGATGTTGAAAAGCTAGACCAACTTAATACTTCTTATAAAATCAAGGGTGATGACCTTATAGCTCCAAAGTATGCCTATGATGATGGTAAGTTTACCTATCTTGATTTTGGAGATAGATATTTATCAGATCGCATGCCTACAGTGTATAAAGTCGTGGATGGGTACGATTCAGTAATTAATAAACACATGGAAGGTAATATCCTTGTTGTTGAAACTCTTTCACCCGAAGGCTTTACCCTAAAGAATGGTGATAGCCATGTGTGTATTATTCCTAAGAAAAAATTAAGCAAAGTATATAAAGATGATAAATAA
- a CDS encoding TrbI/VirB10 family protein has product MINNILQHKTLLIATGATIAVITTTAIAVKSGNNSKQEAKEQKKIEYVFDEEFFGKTGKTIEIKENPFLAEKIEEPEAKPQIQYVHVPVREQRERGTFQNKSFISYNDNDNDGSSFLLDNKDNNPSTIVGKSYDLSRVITTNKYIPLVLDSAINTEIPSNTVTAIVESNVYGYHAKDVLIPRYSIVEGRFEAVMTKASKRIQLAWYKITTPDGKIIELEDSVSMDYTGASGVTGHVDTRAMEKYGGALAFGGINALANLSVDLDSTRQQAFVQSITQQVLPITTEMIRQKINIKPIITIRQGERFNIKPHKNLYFKEANGQSIKTIFVD; this is encoded by the coding sequence ATGATAAATAATATTCTCCAACATAAAACATTATTAATTGCGACTGGAGCTACAATTGCTGTTATTACAACAACGGCAATTGCTGTAAAGAGTGGCAATAACTCAAAACAAGAAGCAAAAGAACAAAAAAAGATAGAATATGTTTTTGATGAGGAGTTCTTTGGTAAAACCGGTAAGACAATAGAAATCAAAGAAAATCCTTTCCTTGCTGAGAAAATAGAAGAACCAGAGGCAAAGCCTCAAATTCAATATGTTCATGTTCCTGTAAGAGAGCAAAGAGAAAGAGGGACATTTCAGAATAAGAGTTTCATCTCTTATAACGACAATGATAATGATGGGAGTTCTTTTCTTCTTGATAATAAAGACAATAACCCATCTACAATAGTTGGCAAGTCCTATGACTTATCTAGAGTTATAACCACAAACAAATATATTCCTCTAGTTTTAGACTCTGCTATTAATACAGAAATCCCCTCAAATACTGTTACGGCAATAGTTGAAAGTAATGTATATGGCTATCATGCCAAGGATGTATTAATTCCCAGATACTCAATAGTTGAGGGAAGGTTTGAGGCCGTTATGACTAAAGCCTCAAAAAGAATCCAGCTTGCATGGTATAAAATCACCACTCCTGACGGCAAGATAATTGAATTAGAGGATAGTGTTTCAATGGATTATACAGGTGCAAGCGGTGTTACAGGCCATGTAGATACAAGAGCTATGGAAAAGTACGGCGGAGCTTTAGCATTTGGTGGTATAAATGCTTTAGCTAATTTGTCTGTTGATCTTGACTCCACAAGACAACAAGCCTTTGTTCAATCCATCACTCAACAAGTACTACCAATCACTACTGAGATGATAAGGCAAAAAATCAACATCAAGCCAATTATTACAATTAGGCAAGGTGAAAGGTTTAATATTAAGCCTCATAAGAATCTTTATTTCAAAGAGGCAAACGGTCAATCAATAAAAACAATATTTGTAGATTAG